In Streptomyces sp. NBC_00448, the following are encoded in one genomic region:
- a CDS encoding DUF1003 domain-containing protein: MAADERERTRHPAGATATGRPRKNRLDQPREPRRSLLPSYDPDAFGKLSERVARFLGTGRFIVWMTVIIIVWVLWNVFAPRNFQFDHYPFIFLTLMLSLQASYAAPLILLAQNRQDDRDRVNLEQDRKQNERNIADTEYLTREVAALRMGLGEVATRDWIRSELQDLVKEIDEQRHRAERRNERHGQDRHGDQRRPRSDEGDGRGR; this comes from the coding sequence ATGGCCGCTGACGAGCGCGAGCGGACCCGCCACCCGGCGGGGGCCACGGCGACCGGACGGCCGCGCAAGAACCGGCTGGACCAGCCGCGCGAACCGCGCCGCAGCCTGCTGCCGTCCTACGACCCGGACGCGTTCGGCAAACTCTCCGAGCGGGTGGCGCGCTTCCTCGGCACCGGGCGGTTCATCGTCTGGATGACGGTGATCATCATCGTCTGGGTGCTGTGGAACGTCTTCGCGCCACGGAACTTCCAGTTCGACCACTACCCGTTCATCTTCCTGACGTTGATGCTGTCGCTGCAGGCGTCCTACGCGGCCCCGCTGATCCTGCTCGCGCAGAACCGGCAGGACGACCGGGACCGGGTCAATCTCGAACAGGACCGCAAGCAGAACGAACGGAACATCGCCGACACCGAGTACCTGACCCGGGAGGTGGCCGCACTGCGGATGGGCCTGGGCGAGGTCGCCACGCGGGACTGGATTCGCTCGGAACTCCAGGACCTGGTCAAGGAGATCGACGAGCAGCGGCACCGTGCCGAGCGGCGCAACGAGCGGCACGGCCAGGACCGGCACGGTGACCAGCGCCGCCCGCGCAGTGACGAAGGCGACGGCCGGGGCCGCTGA